One Mycolicibacterium parafortuitum DNA segment encodes these proteins:
- the ponA2 gene encoding transglycosylase/D,D-transpeptidase PonA2 codes for MRDRRRARAIAAAKLAGCCLIAGLLVAALAFPLVGGAGTAVLRVSNSATDESADLLGGEVPAVSTMVDAAGNPIAWLYEQRRWEVPAERIADTMKLAIIAIEDKRFAEHNGVDWQGTLTGLAGYVRGDKGVRGGSTLEQQYVKNFNLLVRAETDAERRAAVEVTPARKLREIRAALAMDKMLSKTEILTRYLNLVSFGNGAFGVQDAARTYFGIDAVDLDWGQAALLAGIVRSTSLLDPYTNPDGALSRRNLVLDTLIANLPDRADALRAAKALPLGVLPRPDPLPQGCIAAGDRGFFCEYAMRFLARAGLSARDVARNGYLIRTTLAPDIQAGVKAAVNQYADPDDAGVASVMSVVLPGRDAHRVVAMADSRNYGLDLSAGETVQPQPFSLVGDGAGSIFKIFTTAAALEMGLGISAQLDVPQSFQATGLGDSAEPGCPAKTWCVKNVSNFGGRLSVTDALAKSPNTAFAKLISQIGVPRAVDMAVRLGLRSYAEPGTARVYDPDSNESLADFIKRQNIGSFTLGPFELNALELTNVGATLASGGMWCPPNPIDKVFDRHGKEVPLQTPPCEQVVPEGLANAMANALGKDHINGTATGAAGSVGWTLPMSGKTGTTESHRSSAFLGFTNRYAAANYIFDDSSSPSGLCSYPLRKCGDGDLYGGTEPALTWYRAMKPIAENFGPVALPPTEPRYVDGGPGSEVPDVTGLKLDAARNKLTELGFQVPPDPTSVNSDSAKGTVVGTSPRGKTIPGSIVTILTSNGIPPVVYRPPPPPEAPPPPPPGALPPPPNVIEIPGLPPIFLPGAPPPPPPPPPPLPPPPP; via the coding sequence ATGCGCGACCGCCGTCGGGCACGGGCCATCGCCGCCGCCAAACTTGCCGGCTGCTGCTTGATCGCGGGCCTGCTCGTCGCCGCGCTGGCATTCCCCCTCGTCGGCGGCGCGGGCACCGCGGTGCTGCGCGTCTCCAACTCCGCCACCGACGAGTCCGCCGACCTGCTCGGGGGCGAGGTGCCTGCGGTGTCCACGATGGTCGACGCCGCCGGAAACCCGATCGCGTGGCTCTACGAACAGCGCCGGTGGGAGGTGCCCGCCGAACGCATCGCCGACACCATGAAGCTGGCGATCATCGCGATCGAGGACAAACGGTTCGCCGAGCACAACGGCGTCGACTGGCAGGGCACCCTGACCGGGCTGGCGGGCTACGTGCGCGGCGACAAGGGCGTGCGCGGCGGGTCCACGCTGGAACAGCAGTACGTGAAGAACTTCAACCTGCTGGTGCGCGCCGAGACCGACGCCGAGCGGCGCGCCGCCGTCGAGGTCACCCCGGCCCGCAAACTGCGCGAGATCCGGGCGGCCCTGGCCATGGACAAGATGCTCTCCAAGACCGAGATCCTGACCCGCTACCTGAACCTGGTGTCGTTCGGCAACGGTGCATTCGGGGTTCAGGACGCCGCGCGCACCTACTTCGGTATCGATGCCGTCGACCTGGACTGGGGGCAGGCCGCACTGCTGGCCGGGATCGTGCGCTCCACCAGCCTGCTCGACCCGTACACGAACCCCGACGGGGCGCTGTCGCGGCGCAACCTGGTGCTCGACACGTTGATCGCGAACCTGCCCGACCGCGCCGACGCGCTGCGCGCCGCGAAGGCCCTCCCGCTCGGGGTGCTGCCGCGCCCGGATCCGTTGCCGCAGGGCTGCATCGCCGCCGGCGATCGCGGCTTCTTCTGCGAGTACGCGATGCGGTTCCTGGCCCGCGCGGGCCTGAGCGCCCGCGATGTGGCCCGCAACGGCTACCTGATCCGCACCACACTGGCCCCCGACATCCAGGCCGGCGTCAAAGCCGCGGTGAACCAGTACGCCGACCCCGACGACGCCGGGGTGGCCAGCGTGATGAGCGTGGTGCTGCCCGGCCGCGACGCCCACCGGGTGGTGGCGATGGCCGACAGCCGCAATTACGGGCTCGACCTGAGTGCCGGTGAAACCGTGCAGCCGCAACCGTTTTCGCTCGTCGGCGACGGCGCCGGATCGATCTTCAAGATCTTCACCACCGCCGCGGCGCTGGAGATGGGGCTGGGCATCAGCGCGCAGCTCGACGTTCCGCAGTCGTTCCAGGCCACCGGCCTCGGGGACAGCGCCGAACCGGGATGCCCGGCCAAGACATGGTGCGTGAAGAACGTCTCGAACTTCGGCGGCCGGCTCAGCGTCACCGACGCGCTGGCGAAGTCGCCGAACACCGCCTTCGCCAAACTGATCTCCCAGATCGGGGTTCCCCGCGCGGTGGACATGGCGGTGCGGCTCGGGCTGCGGTCCTACGCCGAACCCGGCACCGCCCGCGTCTACGACCCAGACAGCAACGAGAGCCTCGCCGATTTCATCAAACGGCAGAACATCGGCTCCTTCACCCTCGGGCCGTTCGAACTCAACGCGCTCGAGCTGACCAACGTCGGGGCCACCCTGGCCTCCGGCGGCATGTGGTGCCCGCCCAACCCGATCGACAAGGTCTTCGACCGGCACGGTAAGGAAGTCCCGCTGCAGACGCCACCGTGCGAGCAGGTGGTCCCCGAAGGACTGGCCAACGCGATGGCCAACGCGCTCGGCAAGGACCACATCAACGGAACCGCCACCGGCGCAGCGGGTTCGGTCGGCTGGACGCTGCCGATGTCGGGCAAGACCGGCACCACCGAATCGCACCGCTCGTCGGCGTTCCTCGGATTCACCAACCGCTACGCCGCCGCGAACTACATCTTCGACGACTCGTCGTCACCGTCGGGGCTGTGCTCCTATCCGCTGCGTAAATGCGGCGACGGCGACCTCTACGGCGGCACCGAACCGGCACTGACCTGGTACCGGGCCATGAAACCGATCGCCGAGAACTTCGGGCCGGTCGCGCTGCCGCCCACCGAACCCCGCTACGTCGACGGCGGCCCCGGCAGCGAGGTGCCCGACGTCACCGGGCTCAAACTCGACGCCGCGCGGAACAAGTTGACAGAGCTCGGGTTTCAGGTCCCGCCCGATCCGACGTCGGTCAACAGCGACTCCGCGAAGGGCACCGTGGTCGGCACGTCGCCGCGCGGGAAGACGATTCCCGGCTCCATCGTGACGATCCTGACCAGCAACGGCATCCCGCCGGTGGTCTACCGGCCGCCACCGCCGCCGGAAGCGCCCCCGCCTCCGCCGCCCGGGGCGCTGCCGCCGCCGCCCAACGTGATCGAGATTCCGGGGCTGCCGCCGATCTTCCTGCCGGGGGCGCCTCCGCCGCCCCCACCGCCACCGCCGCCATTGCCGCCGCCCCCGCCCTGA
- a CDS encoding serine/threonine-protein kinase, producing the protein MSTPQGGARLGTRFGPYELHSVIGVGGMGEVYRAYDTARERMVAIKLLRPEMAADRSFQDRFRRESRVAARLQEPHVIPVHNFGEIDGQLYIDMRLVDGASLKEVLRNDGPLPPARAVAILRQVAAALDDAHANGLVHRDIKPENVLLTHDDFAYLVDFGIAHGGGEASVTSTGLVVGSSAYMAPERFSGERGGPASDIYSLACLLYESMTGRAPFEAADVRQVWSAHMFAPPPRPSIMRRGISRAFDDVIARGMAKDPAERYATAGELSRAAAAALAAVDAAPAPEPAATPPATRQFTQAQPTPTPAPMPPPPAPPARRFTRGQLALIGAIVVLFTAAVILALVLVFSGGKEPAPPRIAAPPQSSTETSESPESPNRSAVDGVSGTDAQGFVGHTARCDSGDTPAALIRTSLSLAIICEAGDGDYYYRGERLRDGANREIQGATRSGDGFTVTGSDGARYDVQPNQLTISSGGSVDSAEPALEWGSAD; encoded by the coding sequence GTGAGCACCCCGCAGGGTGGCGCTCGATTGGGCACGCGATTCGGGCCGTACGAGTTGCACTCCGTGATCGGGGTCGGGGGAATGGGCGAGGTGTACCGCGCCTACGACACCGCGCGTGAGCGCATGGTCGCGATCAAACTGCTGCGCCCGGAGATGGCCGCCGACCGCAGCTTCCAGGACCGGTTCCGCCGCGAATCCCGCGTCGCGGCGCGACTGCAGGAACCCCACGTGATCCCCGTGCACAACTTCGGGGAGATCGACGGTCAGCTTTACATCGACATGCGCCTCGTCGACGGCGCCAGCCTCAAAGAGGTGCTGCGCAACGACGGCCCGCTGCCGCCGGCCCGCGCGGTCGCGATCCTGCGCCAGGTCGCCGCGGCGCTGGACGACGCGCACGCCAACGGCCTGGTGCATCGCGACATCAAACCGGAGAACGTGCTGCTGACCCACGACGACTTCGCCTACCTGGTCGACTTCGGGATCGCGCACGGCGGCGGGGAGGCATCGGTGACGTCGACGGGCCTGGTCGTCGGGTCCAGCGCGTACATGGCGCCGGAACGATTCTCCGGGGAACGCGGCGGCCCCGCCTCGGACATCTACTCGCTGGCGTGCCTGCTGTACGAGTCGATGACGGGCCGCGCCCCGTTCGAGGCCGCCGACGTGCGGCAGGTGTGGAGCGCGCACATGTTCGCCCCGCCGCCGCGGCCGAGCATCATGCGCCGCGGTATCAGCCGCGCGTTCGACGACGTGATCGCCCGCGGCATGGCCAAGGATCCCGCCGAGCGCTACGCCACCGCCGGGGAGCTGAGTCGCGCCGCCGCCGCGGCTCTCGCGGCTGTCGACGCCGCACCCGCACCGGAGCCCGCCGCGACCCCGCCGGCGACCCGACAGTTCACCCAGGCCCAGCCGACCCCGACCCCGGCGCCGATGCCGCCGCCACCCGCACCGCCGGCGCGGCGGTTCACCCGCGGACAGCTCGCGCTGATCGGCGCGATCGTGGTGCTGTTCACCGCCGCCGTGATCCTCGCGCTGGTGCTGGTGTTCAGCGGCGGCAAGGAGCCGGCCCCGCCGCGCATCGCGGCGCCCCCGCAGTCCTCGACAGAGACGTCGGAGTCGCCGGAGTCGCCGAACAGGTCGGCGGTCGACGGGGTGTCGGGCACCGACGCGCAGGGCTTCGTCGGGCACACCGCGCGATGCGACTCCGGGGACACGCCCGCGGCGCTGATCCGCACGTCGCTGTCGCTGGCGATCATCTGTGAGGCCGGCGACGGCGACTACTACTACCGCGGGGAGCGGCTGCGTGACGGCGCCAACCGCGAGATCCAGGGCGCCACCCGCTCCGGCGACGGATTCACCGTCACCGGATCCGACGGGGCCCGCTACGACGTGCAACCCAACCAGCTGACGATCTCCAGCGGCGGCAGCGTCGACTCGGCCGAACCCGCCCTGGAGTGGGGCTCGGCCGACTGA
- a CDS encoding WS/DGAT/MGAT family O-acyltransferase, with amino-acid sequence MERLSGLDAGLLYSESSTVPLQVCSITELDTSTVPGGYTFEKFRDHLASRIPAIPEFRTKLEDPDLNIDHPVWVEDKDFQLSRHLNRVALPEPGGREELAQLCGRLVATPLERSKPLWEMWVIEGVGGSAAHDEHRVAVLMKVHHAVVDGVSAANLLAQLLDTEPDAPPPDPVQAPQGASAWEIAADGLWRFVTRPWQLTRVVPVTASLITNTVTRALSGTAMAAPFSAPSTPFNAPLTSERMVAFAQLSLDDVKKIKNQAEVKVNDVVMALCAGALRGYLEDRGELPGKPLIAVVPASVHGKSDRPGRNQLSGMFCSLHTDIEDPLERLHAIGESNLLAKEHSGSLGPTMLVDLAQSISRDMFGWLLRVMSHTSLSRAVIHNVIISNVAGPTTTLYSGGAQVTALYPFGPIFPGSGLNITVMSMGDKLNVGIISCPQLVEDLWDLADRFDAELTDLLARC; translated from the coding sequence ATGGAACGCCTCAGTGGCCTCGACGCGGGTCTGTTGTACAGCGAATCCTCCACGGTGCCGCTGCAGGTGTGTTCGATCACCGAGCTGGACACCTCGACCGTGCCGGGCGGCTACACCTTCGAGAAGTTCCGCGACCACCTCGCGTCGCGGATCCCGGCCATCCCGGAGTTCCGCACCAAGCTCGAGGACCCCGACCTGAACATCGACCATCCGGTGTGGGTGGAGGACAAGGATTTCCAGCTCTCCCGGCACCTGAACAGGGTCGCCCTGCCGGAGCCGGGCGGGCGCGAGGAGCTGGCGCAACTGTGCGGGCGGCTCGTCGCGACCCCGCTGGAGCGCAGCAAGCCGCTGTGGGAGATGTGGGTGATCGAGGGGGTGGGTGGCAGCGCCGCCCACGACGAACACCGGGTGGCGGTGCTGATGAAGGTGCACCACGCCGTCGTCGACGGGGTGTCGGCGGCCAACCTGCTGGCCCAGTTACTCGACACCGAACCCGATGCGCCACCGCCCGACCCGGTGCAGGCGCCGCAGGGGGCGAGCGCTTGGGAGATCGCCGCCGACGGCCTCTGGCGGTTCGTGACCAGGCCGTGGCAGCTGACCCGGGTGGTGCCGGTGACGGCGTCGCTGATCACCAACACCGTGACCCGCGCGCTGTCGGGGACGGCGATGGCCGCGCCGTTCTCGGCGCCGTCGACGCCGTTCAACGCGCCGCTGACCTCCGAGCGCATGGTGGCGTTCGCGCAGCTGAGCCTCGACGACGTGAAGAAGATCAAGAATCAGGCCGAGGTGAAGGTCAACGACGTGGTGATGGCGCTGTGCGCCGGCGCGTTGCGCGGCTATCTCGAAGACCGCGGTGAGCTGCCCGGCAAACCCCTGATCGCGGTCGTCCCGGCGTCGGTGCACGGCAAGTCCGACCGGCCGGGACGCAACCAGCTCTCGGGCATGTTCTGCAGCCTGCACACCGATATCGAGGATCCGCTGGAGCGGCTGCACGCGATCGGCGAATCGAACCTGCTCGCCAAGGAGCACAGCGGTTCGCTGGGCCCGACGATGCTGGTCGACCTGGCGCAATCGATCTCGCGTGACATGTTCGGCTGGCTGCTGCGGGTGATGTCGCACACCTCGCTGAGCCGCGCGGTCATCCACAACGTGATCATCTCCAACGTCGCCGGCCCGACGACGACGCTCTACAGCGGCGGCGCCCAGGTCACTGCCCTGTATCCGTTCGGGCCGATCTTCCCCGGTTCCGGGTTGAACATCACGGTGATGTCGATGGGCGACAAGCTCAACGTCGGCATCATCTCGTGCCCGCAGCTCGTCGAGGACCTGTGGGATCTGGCCGACCGGTTCGACGCCGAGCTGACCGACCTGCTGGCACGCTGCTGA
- a CDS encoding fatty acid desaturase family protein encodes MAITDIARYTHLSPEDIESLGRELDSIRADIEESLGSRDAAYIRRTISFQRTLDVAARLIIATTRSTAGWMLGTAALGFAKSVENMEIGHNVSHGQWDWMNDPEIHSSTWEWDMVAVSSQWKKSHNYRHHVFSNVLGEDDDLGFGVMRVTTDQPWRRGYLLQPLQNLLLALTFEWGIALHGVDLGRPRAEKLAQLKLLGGKIARQGVKDYVLWPALSFKRWRRTMKANAVANLLRNLWSYVVIFCGHFPDGTQKFAADVLETETRAEWYLRQMLGAANFKAGKVLGFASGNLCYQIEHHLFPDLPSNRLAEISRRVRPLCEKYGLPYLTGSLAHQYGSTLRIIHRLALPDAP; translated from the coding sequence ATGGCCATCACCGATATCGCCCGATACACGCATCTGAGCCCCGAAGACATCGAAAGTCTCGGGCGCGAGCTCGATTCGATCCGAGCCGACATCGAGGAGTCCCTGGGGTCCCGCGATGCGGCCTACATCCGACGCACCATCTCGTTCCAACGGACACTCGACGTGGCGGCGCGGCTCATCATCGCGACCACCCGTTCGACGGCGGGTTGGATGCTGGGGACCGCCGCGCTCGGGTTCGCCAAGAGCGTGGAGAACATGGAGATCGGCCACAACGTCTCGCACGGGCAGTGGGATTGGATGAACGACCCGGAGATCCACTCCAGCACCTGGGAGTGGGACATGGTCGCGGTCTCGTCGCAGTGGAAGAAGTCGCACAACTACCGACATCACGTGTTCAGCAACGTGCTCGGCGAGGATGACGACCTCGGTTTCGGCGTGATGAGGGTGACCACCGACCAGCCGTGGCGACGCGGCTACCTGCTGCAGCCGCTGCAGAACCTGTTGCTGGCGTTGACGTTCGAGTGGGGCATTGCACTGCACGGGGTCGACCTGGGCCGTCCCCGGGCGGAGAAACTGGCTCAGCTCAAACTCTTGGGCGGCAAGATCGCCCGCCAGGGTGTCAAGGACTACGTGCTGTGGCCGGCGCTGAGTTTCAAGCGTTGGCGCCGCACAATGAAGGCCAACGCCGTCGCCAACCTGCTGCGCAACCTTTGGTCCTACGTGGTGATCTTCTGCGGTCATTTCCCGGACGGCACCCAGAAGTTCGCCGCCGACGTACTCGAGACCGAGACCAGAGCCGAATGGTATCTGCGACAGATGCTCGGTGCGGCGAACTTCAAGGCCGGCAAGGTGCTCGGCTTCGCCAGCGGCAACCTGTGTTACCAGATCGAGCATCACCTGTTCCCGGACCTGCCGAGCAACCGTCTCGCCGAGATTTCCCGCCGGGTCCGTCCGCTGTGTGAGAAGTACGGCCTGCCTTACCTGACCGGGTCGCTGGCCCACCAGTACGGGTCGACGCTGCGGATCATCCACCGGTTGGCGTTGCCGGACGCGCCCTGA
- a CDS encoding glycoside hydrolase family 130 protein: protein MTVTGEQLATRSRQRMSADPRRVVTRLFVPGQEGFEPQDSRAGSVLSRILALTDDEVRTTLRDVLTRFDGRHRDLAGTFRRHADELADRLDPKHGLDEARLLLLGATFTNEYAIEGAALCNPSVVAHPDQSDVAEGGLRFVMSVRGIGEGHRSTIGFRTGIVDARGHATIDQPPPFASTGRVEPTLLDAAVFRVALRERGRDGEAADYVFAGLGELFTRSDLDERLDRLHANLTMWGHAEETIALIRGIADRCYAVEFSSGVALSERVLWPAMEAEHAGMEDARFVRFVDDDGSVSYHATYTAYSGSHISQQLLTTTDFQTFTSAPLVGRAAANKGLGLFPRRIGGRYAAMSRSDRETNTVAFADHLSVWTTSSRCQQPAEVWETLQLGNCGPPMETDEGWLVLTHGVGPMRTYSIGAILLDLDDPTRVIGRLRRPLLVPAPDERDGYVPNVVYSCGGLIHAGTVVIPVGICDSAIGVATVPLMRLMAELRP, encoded by the coding sequence ATGACGGTCACCGGAGAGCAGCTGGCGACGCGCAGCCGGCAGCGGATGTCGGCCGACCCGCGCCGCGTGGTCACCCGGCTGTTCGTGCCCGGCCAGGAGGGTTTCGAACCCCAGGACTCCCGCGCAGGCAGCGTGTTGTCGAGAATCCTGGCCCTGACCGACGACGAGGTGCGCACGACGTTGCGCGACGTGCTGACACGCTTCGACGGGCGCCACCGCGATCTGGCCGGGACGTTTCGCAGACATGCCGACGAACTTGCCGACCGGCTCGACCCGAAGCACGGACTCGACGAAGCACGGTTGCTTCTGCTGGGCGCGACGTTCACCAACGAGTACGCGATCGAGGGTGCGGCGCTGTGCAATCCGAGCGTCGTCGCGCATCCGGACCAGAGCGACGTCGCCGAAGGCGGCCTGCGGTTCGTGATGAGCGTGCGTGGGATCGGCGAGGGCCACCGCTCCACGATCGGATTCCGCACCGGCATCGTCGACGCGCGGGGGCACGCCACGATCGACCAACCGCCTCCGTTCGCATCCACCGGCCGGGTCGAGCCCACCTTGCTCGACGCCGCCGTCTTTCGCGTCGCGCTCCGCGAACGAGGCCGCGACGGTGAAGCCGCCGACTACGTCTTCGCCGGCCTCGGTGAACTGTTCACCAGATCCGATCTCGACGAGCGGCTCGACAGGCTGCACGCCAACCTGACCATGTGGGGACATGCCGAGGAGACCATCGCACTGATCCGCGGCATCGCCGACCGCTGCTATGCCGTCGAATTCTCCTCCGGTGTAGCGCTTTCCGAACGGGTGCTGTGGCCGGCGATGGAAGCTGAGCACGCCGGAATGGAGGATGCCCGCTTCGTACGGTTCGTCGACGACGACGGTTCGGTGAGTTACCACGCCACCTACACCGCCTACAGCGGCTCGCACATCAGCCAGCAGTTGCTCACCACCACGGACTTCCAGACGTTCACCTCGGCCCCGCTCGTCGGGCGTGCCGCCGCGAACAAGGGCCTCGGTTTGTTCCCCCGCCGGATCGGCGGCAGATACGCCGCGATGTCGAGGTCGGATCGCGAGACCAACACCGTCGCGTTCGCCGATCACCTGTCGGTGTGGACGACCTCGTCGCGATGCCAACAGCCGGCCGAGGTGTGGGAGACGCTGCAACTCGGAAACTGCGGACCCCCAATGGAAACCGATGAGGGATGGCTGGTGCTGACCCACGGTGTCGGGCCGATGCGCACATACAGCATCGGGGCGATCCTGCTCGACCTCGACGATCCGACCCGGGTGATCGGTCGTCTCCGGCGGCCGCTGCTGGTCCCGGCGCCCGACGAGCGCGACGGCTACGTTCCGAACGTGGTGTACTCGTGTGGTGGCCTCATCCACGCCGGTACCGTGGTGATCCCGGTCGGGATCTGCGACAGCGCCATCGGTGTGGCCACCGTGCCGCTGATGAGGCTGATGGCCGAGTTGCGGCCCTAG
- a CDS encoding glycosyltransferase has translation MIGAVPQPVFSHLLRLTDHRATFEHALLAEPRRDHGYCTDDMARVLVVTAREPEPTAEVKRLATNALSFLGRAQWADGTCHNRMSAGGHWTDAPSTDDHWGRAIWGLGTAAAHSPVEMVRRLAAIQFERAAVARSPHRRAMAFAAIGAAELLGADQQNVAALKLLADYSRSVPRAPQHPEWPWPEPRLTYGNATLAEAMIAAGVALHHAPLRQRGLDALRWLLGVETSNGHLSPTPVAGRGPEDSAPGFDQQPIEVASLAEACARAAATDSSSIWPGGVMAAVAWFQGDNDLGLPMWDPRSGAGFDGLHADRVNLNQGAESTLAVLATMQHARTLAPVAR, from the coding sequence GTGATCGGGGCGGTACCGCAACCGGTGTTCAGCCACCTGCTGCGCCTGACGGACCATCGCGCCACCTTCGAGCACGCGCTGCTCGCCGAACCTCGTCGCGACCACGGGTACTGCACCGACGATATGGCCAGGGTGCTGGTGGTCACCGCGCGCGAACCCGAGCCGACCGCCGAGGTGAAACGGCTTGCCACCAACGCGCTTTCCTTCCTGGGTCGCGCCCAGTGGGCCGACGGCACCTGTCACAACAGGATGAGCGCAGGCGGCCACTGGACGGACGCGCCGAGCACCGACGACCACTGGGGGCGTGCGATCTGGGGATTGGGCACCGCCGCCGCGCACAGCCCCGTCGAGATGGTTCGCCGGCTCGCGGCGATCCAGTTCGAACGCGCCGCCGTGGCCCGCTCACCGCACCGGCGCGCGATGGCGTTCGCCGCGATCGGCGCCGCCGAGCTGCTCGGCGCAGACCAGCAGAACGTCGCCGCGCTCAAGCTGCTGGCCGACTACTCCCGTTCGGTGCCTCGGGCGCCTCAGCACCCCGAATGGCCGTGGCCCGAACCGCGCCTCACCTATGGGAACGCGACCCTGGCTGAGGCGATGATCGCCGCCGGGGTGGCGCTGCACCATGCTCCGCTGCGGCAGCGCGGCCTGGATGCGCTGCGATGGCTGCTGGGGGTCGAGACGTCCAACGGTCATCTCTCGCCCACCCCCGTCGCGGGACGCGGACCGGAAGACAGCGCGCCCGGATTCGACCAGCAACCGATCGAGGTCGCCAGCCTGGCCGAGGCATGTGCACGCGCGGCAGCCACCGACTCCAGCTCGATCTGGCCCGGGGGCGTCATGGCCGCGGTGGCCTGGTTCCAGGGCGACAACGACCTCGGTTTGCCGATGTGGGATCCGCGCAGCGGCGCCGGCTTCGACGGTCTGCACGCCGACCGGGTGAATCTCAACCAGGGCGCGGAGTCCACCCTCGCCGTGCTCGCCACCATGCAACACGCACGCACCTTGGCGCCGGTCGCCCGATGA
- a CDS encoding glycosyltransferase: protein MQGFSYVPSVGILSTYVPTVCGLATFSAALADGLTAKGVDVSIVRIADGTASAAGGVVGELVNGSASSVAAASEWLNLSDVAVIQHEYGIYGGTDGDEVVEIMGALRVPSIVVLHTVLKDPASHQRSVLEAVVARAGRAVVMSASARTLLCAGYGIDPSKVTVIPHGAALPADIVPAPPGRPTILTWGLLGPGKGVERVIDAMAALADLPGPPRYLIAGRTHPKVLATEGEAYRNGLIAHAQRLGVADSVSFDPAYRTPQELTALLRGAAVVVLPYDSRDQVTSGVLIDSVANGRPVIATAFPHAVEVLGSGAGTVVGHDDPRALVEALRQLLTDPRTADAMASAASHLAPATAWPVVADAYVELARHLVAERLAAP, encoded by the coding sequence ATGCAGGGCTTTTCCTATGTGCCGAGTGTCGGCATCCTCAGCACCTACGTGCCGACGGTATGCGGCCTTGCGACGTTCAGCGCCGCGCTTGCCGATGGGTTGACGGCCAAGGGCGTCGACGTCAGCATCGTGCGCATCGCCGACGGGACGGCCTCTGCGGCCGGCGGTGTGGTGGGAGAGCTGGTCAACGGCTCGGCGTCCTCGGTCGCCGCGGCATCGGAATGGCTCAACCTCAGCGATGTCGCCGTCATCCAGCACGAGTACGGCATCTACGGCGGCACCGACGGCGACGAGGTCGTCGAGATCATGGGTGCCCTGCGTGTGCCATCGATCGTCGTGCTGCACACAGTGCTCAAAGATCCTGCATCGCACCAACGTTCGGTCCTCGAGGCCGTGGTCGCCCGGGCGGGGCGCGCGGTCGTGATGTCGGCGTCGGCGCGGACCCTGTTGTGCGCGGGTTACGGCATCGACCCGTCGAAGGTGACCGTCATCCCGCACGGCGCGGCGCTACCGGCGGATATCGTGCCGGCACCGCCCGGACGGCCGACCATCCTGACCTGGGGTCTACTCGGCCCCGGCAAGGGCGTCGAACGCGTCATCGACGCGATGGCCGCGCTGGCCGATCTTCCCGGGCCGCCGCGCTACCTGATCGCCGGCCGTACCCACCCGAAGGTGCTCGCCACCGAGGGGGAAGCCTATCGGAACGGCCTCATCGCCCACGCCCAGCGGCTCGGTGTCGCCGATTCGGTGAGCTTCGACCCGGCCTACCGCACCCCGCAGGAGCTGACCGCGCTGTTGCGCGGCGCGGCGGTGGTGGTCCTGCCGTACGACTCCAGGGACCAGGTCACCTCGGGTGTGCTGATCGACTCCGTCGCCAACGGGCGACCGGTCATCGCGACCGCCTTCCCCCATGCGGTGGAGGTGCTCGGCAGCGGAGCGGGCACCGTCGTCGGCCACGACGACCCACGGGCGCTGGTCGAGGCGCTGCGGCAACTACTGACCGACCCACGCACTGCCGACGCCATGGCCTCTGCGGCAAGCCATCTGGCGCCCGCGACGGCCTGGCCGGTGGTCGCCGACGCGTACGTCGAGCTGGCCCGGCATCTCGTCGCGGAGCGGCTGGCCGCACCGTGA